The Desulfobulbus propionicus DSM 2032 DNA segment TAGAGAATCTCATCCTTACTGAAGAAACCAGAGAACGGAGGACATCCAGCCAAGGCAAGGGCACCGATTACCATTGTGATATAGGTCTTCGGCATTTTGCTTTTCAACCCACCCATTTTCCAGATGTTCTGCTCATGATGCAGGGCATAGATCACCGAACCGGCACCGAGGAAGAGCAGTGCCTTGAAAAAAGCATGGGTGAACACATGGAAAATACCAGCAGAATAGGCTGCAACACCCACACCGGCGAACATATAGCCCAATTGGCTGACGGTCGAGTAAGCAAGAACCTTCTTGATATCGTCTTGAAACATACCAAATATGGCGGCCAGCAAAGCGGTCAGTATCCCGACCCATGCAACAATAGTCCCGGCCATCTCTACATGGGCATACAGGAAACTGAATCGGGCAACCATGTAGACACCGGCAGTAACCATGGTGGCGGCATGGATCAATGCGGAAACCGGAGTCGGACCTGCCATTGCATCGGGTAACCACACATACAAGGGTATCTGAGCCGATTTGCCGGTGGCACCGACAAACAGGAGCAGGCAAACAGTTAATGCAATGGCGGGCGTCAGGTGATGGACATTGGCCTTGAGGGATAAGTAGTCAAAACCCTGGCCGCCAATAGCCCAGAACAGAAAGGCCATGCCGAGAACAAAACCAAAATCGCCGATCCGGTTGACGATAAAAGCTTTGTTACCAGCCAGTACGTTGCTTCGGTCTTCGCTGTAATAGCTAATCAATAGATATGAACAGAGTCCAACGCCTTCCCACCCGACAAACATGACCACCGGCCCGTCGCCAAGTACGAGCACCAGCATGCTACCGAGAAAGAGGTTCATGTAGGCAAAAAACTTGCCGTAGTTTTTGTCGCCTCCCATATAGCCTATGGAGTAGACATGAATAAGAGAACCGATCAAAGTGACAAACAACAGCATTAAACACGACAGAGGATCAGCGAGAAATCCCATGTTAACGTGCAGATCACCGACACTGAACCAAGTGAAGGCTTTGTGGCTCAAAAATCGGCTATCAACCGGCAGCGCTTTGAGCGCGAAAAAAACCTTAAGCGCCATGACAAAGGAAAGGATAGGCCCAATGCAAGCAAGCAGGCCATAAACCTTCTCTGGCAATTTATACCGATCACAGCTAAAAACGTGGAGAAGTCCGATAAATACTGCTCCCATTAATGGAAAAAGCGGTATCAGACCCAGATAATTTACACTTTGTTCCATGGAATCACCCTTTCAGCAGGCTAAACACGTTGGTGTCAAGCTTACTTTTATGTTTATGCAACAAAATCACGACGGCAAGGGCCAGGGCGGCTTCAGCAGCGGCCACAGCCATCACCATCATCGCCAGAACATGACCGTCCATACTCTCATGAACACGGGCAAAAGCGACAAAAGTAAGATTTGCCGCATTGAGCATCAGTTCTATAGACATGAATACGGTAAAAACATTGCGTCTGGAAATCACACCAACAATACCCAGGCAAAAAAGGATGATACTGAGATACAAATAACTGTGAATCATTTGATACTCCCCCTCTTTCCAGCAAGAACAACCGCACCGATCAAGGAGACAAGCAGCAAGATCGAAACGATTTCAAATGGCACCAGCCAATCCTTAAACAACAGTAAACCCACCTGTTTTACGCCACCGAAATCGTTTCCAATCAATGCGGCGGAGGACATGGGGATACTTTTCACGATCTTAACCAAGAAAAGACCAACAGGAAGAACGATAATCGAACCTCCAATGATATAGAGGAGCTTGGTTTCTTCTTTCGGAAGATCGTCAGGTTGGATGTTTAAGAACATGATGATAAAGACGATGAGCGACATAATTGCTCCTGCATAAACGATCAGTTGCAGGGCGAAGATTAATTTTGCAGAGAGCAGTGCGTACAATCCCGCCAAGGATATCAGCGTCACCACAAAGCTCATCGCTCCGTTCATCGGATGTCGAAATAGAACCAGCCCCGCTGCTCCCAAAACGGCAAGCACGGCAAATCCAATAAATAGCCCGTCGGCAAACATGATATCAAGCGCCCCCTTTCTTATACTCTTCTTCGGTAAATGCCCCTGGCGTGGCAAGCAAATCATTCAATGTCATAACAAAGGACGATCGCTTGTCACCGGTGACTGAAAATATACCAGTGTCCATTCTGATAGCATCCATTGGGCACGCTTCCACGCAGTAGCCACAATAGATGCACTCAAGCAGGTCAATATCAAATCTGACCGGCATTTTTTCAGTCCTGCCGTCAACCCGTTCACCGGCCTCAATCATGATGCACTTGGCTGGGCAGTTCGTCTGACACATGAAGCAGGCGACACATTTCATGGTCCCATCCTCATGTTTCGTCAGTCGATGCCGTCCTCGCCAGCGCGCGGTAATCTCTGGCTTTTGCTCGGGATAATGTCGGACATACAATTTTGAGTTATCAAGGAAGTTCGAGATAAAGTGACCAAAGGTCACCGCCATCCCTTTGAACACCTCAACCAGGTACAACCGTTCGTAAAGGTCTTTGCCTTTACGTTCCATTATTTTGGTTTTTCCACTCATGCCAGCTCCTCTCTTAGCTCAATGCAACGACGATTGCACTTGTGACGAAAATGTTCAGCAACGAAAGCGGCAGGAGTGTTTGCCAACCCAATTTCTGCAGCTGATCATAGCGAAAACGAGGTAACGTCCAACGAACCCAGACATACACGAAACACATGAGTGTCGTCTTTACAAGAAAGGTGATGATTTGCAGGATCGTCACTAAAATGCGGTCAGCCACGCCACCAGAAACAGTGATCAGATAAATAAAGAGGACGATTTCAATCGCGGCGACCAATCCCCACAATCCTTTGATATATATTTGCGCTTCACGAACACGAGGGTCATCGACACGATCATAGTGGCTTCTATTATTTTTGCTGATCCACATCGCAAAGACTTTGGCAAAAACAGGAAGAAGCAACATCATCAACACAGTGACGGGCCGTGCGTGATTCACCAGAGTTTCAGTGGCGAACCATGGTATTTGAAATCCACCGAAGAAAAGAGTGACGATAATTGCACTGGAAGTGAAAAGGGCTACATATTCCCCCATGAAGAACATACCAAATTTCATGGAACTGTATTCAACATGGAAGCCCGCGACCAGTTCACTTTCACCCTCGGCAAGATCAAAGGGTGTTCTGTTGGTTTCCGCAAAAGCGGCCACTATAAAAATCACCGCACCAAGGGGTTGTAGAACGACACCCCACATCGGGATGAAGCCGAACAGGAGCTGCCCTTGAAGTTGCGCCATTTCGGTCAGACTGACTGTCCCATAAACGATGAGAAGACTAATGATTGCCAATCCCATGGGGATTTCATAGCTGATGACTTGGGCAGCGGCACGCAACCCTCCAAGAATACCGTATTTATTGTGCGATGACCATCCAGCGAGAATAATGCCGTATACAGAAAAGCCTGCCAATGCAAGGAACCATAGAATACCAAGATCCGTGGGAATGGCCTGCATTATGTATTCCTTGCCATTGATGACCAAGGCATCCGCGAAAGGTATGGCAGCAAAAGAAACCAAGGCGATAAAAAAAACGATCACAGGTGCAAGCACGAAATAGAATTTATGCTTGACATGATCGGGGATCACATCTTCCTTGGTGATCAATTTAACCGCATCGGCAAGATTTTGAACTAGACCTCCAGCACGAAAACCTAAAATATTGGCCCGATTGGGACCTGATCTATCTTGAAAAAAAGCGGCACCACGACGCTCCATCCAAACGAGGACCGCGATGAAGCAGAGCGGAACAAACGCTCCAAAGGCGACCCTAAGAACAAGTAGTAGGATATCAAGCTGCGACATTTGAGACCTCGCTATCGGTTAATGCTAACCCTTCACCGGGAACCTGCTCCAGATCGATACCGTTCAAAGCGGCAACGTTCGCCATTATCTCGGCACGAGCTTCATGATAATCCTTGACGGGTCCGCCAAGCAGATTGACGACATGAATTAAATTGAAAGCGGGTGTGTTCTTGACAACGGCGATTTCATACTGCTGCAAAATCTGATCGACATTGATCAAGGTCCCGGCATCTTCTGTGTAGGACGCGACGGGCAAAGCAATGGTCGCCTTGACCGCGCAACCATCAAGGGAACTGCCTACATACGCTACTTTGACCGAGCTGAGAAGTTGATCGAATTCTGCGACGGTCAACGATTTGGACAAATCATTTTGGAAACTGATCAAAAGATCGGCCCCGCTGATTGCAGCATCAAATCCGGCACGAGAACTATCGATACCCAGGAGGGTGAACGAAGCACGGTTTGCTGATTTATCATCCTGAATGAGGAAGTCGTCACCGTCGCCAGCCTTGCTATAGCCGTCACAGAACCCTGTCACCACCGCATTGCTTGCAATGGCTAATTGCTGCAGGGCATACATCTGTTCCAGTGAGTTATTCGGGGACAACAGGAAAACAACCTTGCTGGCTTGGCTGATTTCCCGCCGGAGCGCTTCAATGGTTGCATTGAACCCTGATTCTTTGCCGGCAATCAGGGCGGTGTTGAGACGATTCTCGTTCTCAACCTTGTAGCTCATGCGGCCATCGTCGCATATAAAATAACCGTTGACTTTATCATTGAGTCGCGGGCGAAAACGATAAATGACATCGTCTTTGTATTTCTCCCGATTATGATCAATGAAAATGTTGCATCCCTTGCTGCATCCCTGACAAATCCCTTTACTCTTGGTCAGAAACCAAGATCGTTGCTTGAAGCGGAAGTCCCTGGAGGTCATGGCCCCGACTGGACAAAGATCGACAACGTTTAGAGCATAGCGGTTGTTGAGAGGCCGACCGGGGAAAATATTTACCCGTGCCGCGTCGGTACGATTGACAATTCCCAATTCACCGGTCTTGGTGATCAATCGGGTAAATCGCACACAGCGAGCGCACAAAACGCAACGTTCCTGATCATGAACAACCCCGCAGCCAAAATCCATTTTTTTGGCCTTGAGCACGGGTTTGACGGTCATTCTACTTTTCTGACCATCATACTTCATGTAGTAATCCTGCAATTTACATTCGCCCGCTTGATCACAAATAGGACAATCAATCGGGTGATTGATCAGCTCCAGCTCCATGATATCACGCTGGATCTTTTTAATTTTGTCTGTATCCAGCTGAACTTTCATGCCTTCAACAGCTCGAGTCTTGCATGCCGGGACCAGAGGAGGCCGGCCATCTTCAATACCAACAAGACACATGCGGCAGTTACCATCTGCCCCCAGCGCCGGATGATAGCAAAGATGGGGAATCTCAATGCCGACAGCACCAATAGCGTCAATCAGATTTTTCCCTGATTCAACTTCTACTTCCTGTCCGTTCACAAACAGTTTTACCTTATCAGCCATGGTAACCCTTATCCCCGTTACATCGCGGTCTGAGCTGAGGCACCGCCATTCACGTACGCCTCGAATTCATGCCGGAATTTATTCAAGTAACTGCGTGTCGACATGGTACAAGCCGCCGAAAGTACGCACACAGTCTTCATTTCGATGTTATCGCACAATTCGGTCAACAGATCGATGTCGGCTATCGTCCCCTCACCGCGGATGATTTTCTTGACAATCTTGAGCATCCAACCCAAGCCTTCACGGCAGGGCGTGCATTGCCCGCAGGACTCATGGTGGTAAAAATAGATGAGATTCTCTACCAGCTTCACCATGTCGACCGTATCGTCGAGCACAACAATTCCCCCCGAACCAAACATGGTTTTGTGGGCCGCCATTGACTCGTAGTCCAAGGTCACGGTTTGGGCTTCTTCTGGCGTCAGGACAGGAGTAGAGCTTCCACCGGGAATAACCCCTTTGAGCTTGCGCCCATCTCGCACACCACCTGCAACCTTGTCAATCACCTCAAGCAGAGGCAACCCCAAGGGAAGTTCGTACATGCCCGGTTTCTTGACCAGACCGGAGATGCCGAACAGATGGGTTCCAGGGCTTTTTTCCGTACCATAGGCTTTGTATGCATCCGATCCATTGGCCAAAATGAACGGTAACGAAGCAATACTCTGGACGTTGTTGATGATCGTCGGGCAACCATATAGTCCCTCGACTGCGGGAAACGGCGGTTTACTGCGTGGTTGCCCCTTACGCCCCTCGATGGATTCCAGCAAGGCGGTTTCTTCACCGCAGACATAGGCGCCTGCGCCGCGATGCACGGTCACATCGAGTTTATAGTCCTTACCGGCGATGGTATCGCCGAGATACCCGGCGGCATACGCCTCGTCGATGGCAGCTTGAAGGGCCTTGACTTGAGTGGTGTATTCACCGCGGATATAGATATAAGCCGCATGGCTTTTGATCGCGTAACAGCAGATGATGATTCCCTCAATCAGCATATGCGGATCACGGACCAAAATATAGCGGTCTTTGAAGGTCGCCGGCTCGGATTCGTCGGAGTTTACAGCCAAATACACCGGTTTATCGATGTTTTTCGGCAAAAAACTCCACTTCAGTCCGGTGGGAAAGCCGGCACCACCGCGCCCTCTTAACCCGCTAGCCTTCACCAATTCAATCACCTCTTCGGGTTGCATGGCAAAGACTTTGTCCAACGTGGCGTATGCCCCATGTTCCTTGGCGACTTCAATCTTGTGGGCGTCCGGTATATCAAATCGTGCACTCAGTACTTTTACTTGCATATCGTTCGCTCTCCTTATTTCAGCGTGGCCAAGAGTTCTTTGAGTTTGTCCACATTCATGTTCTCGTAGAACTCACCATTGACCTGAACCACGGGAGCGGTGCCGCAGTGCCCCAGACATTCCACCTCTTCGAGACTGAACTCTCCGTCAGCGCTGACGTCTCCGGGTTTGATGCCCAATTCCTGTTGTAAATAGTCGACGATTTCCTGTTTTCCCAGGAGGTAACAGGACAGGGTTCGACAGACACAGATATGATACTTGCCCTTGGGTTGCAGGTTGTACATGGTGTAAAAAGTGGCAGCCTCGTACACCATACTGGCAAAGGTCCCTATGCGATCAGCGATATAGGCCATGGCTTCAGCACTAATCCACCCCTCCTGCTCTTGAACAAGCCACAGGGAAGGAAGTATCAGAGACTCACGGGTGGGATAGCGTTTGGCCAACCGTTCAAACTCGGCATCGCGTTGCGCATCAAAAGCGAACGGTTTTCCCGTTTCTATTAGCTGTGATCGATCACTCATCTGTCCAACTCTCCGCCGATAATGTTGATGCTGCCGAGATTGATAACTGCGTCCGCAATCATTTCCCCCTCGACCATTTCATGGAATCCACCCATCATATAGAAGCACGGCGGGCGAACCTTGCACTTATACGGTTTTCCGGAGCCATCGGAGACAAAGTAAAAACCGAGTTCACCATTGGCAGCTTCGAAGGAATCATACCATTCTCCAGCAGGAGCCTTGACACCTTCAAAGACCAGCTTGAAGTGACTGGCCAAACCTTCGATGTTGGAATAGACTTCCGTTTTCGGAGGCAAGAATACGTTATTATTACTAATATTAACCGATCCAGCAGGTATCATCTTCATAGCTTGGCGGATGATACTGATGCTTTGGAAAATTTCTTCGTACCGGATCATAATCCGGTCATAGATATCCCCCTTGGAGCCAAGAGGAATGGTGAAATCAAACGCATCGTAATGGTAGTACGGGTTATCCTTGCGCAAATCAAACGGCACCCCACTGGCCCGGAGGCATGGTCCAGTGAAGCCATACGACAAGGCCTTATCGGCCGGCATAACGCAAACATTTTGCGTTCTATCATGGACAATGCGGTTCTTGAGCACCAGCTTCAGCGAATCGTTGACTCCCTTTTCGATATCGCACAACTGCTTCTCCATGTCCGCTTCCCAACCCTCGTAAAAATCACGGTACATGCCACCGATTCGAGTGAATGAACTGGTTAGGCGGGCACCGGTCAAACGGCTGATGAAATCGTAGGAGGCCTCCTTCTCATTATACAGATACCAGTAGTTGGTCAAACCACCCATATCAACCAAGTTAGCGGCAATACAGACCAAATGGTCCTGCACCCGGAAAAACTCGGCGAGAATGACCCGCATGAATTTGGCCCGCTCGGTAATATCTATCCCGAGCCAGGATTCCACCGCCTTGGCGTAAGCGATGTTGTTCATCAGGGCTGAACAATAATTGAGCCTGTCGGTGAGTGGAATAACCTGGTTATAGGTTCGATTTTCTGCAGTTTTTTCGAAACCGCGATGCAGATAACCGATTTCGTTGACATTGGCGAGAATAGTCTCTCCATCAAGAGCAGTCAAAATGCGGATGGCGCCATGGGTCGCCGGATGGGAGGGACCAAGATTGAGATACATGATCTCGGTATGAATATCCTCCATCAGGGTCTGATCAACACCATTCTGCTGCAATCGCGCCTTGATTTCTTTTTCCAGACTATCGCTTTCGTAACAGATCTGACCTTGTTCGATCGGATAATCCTTCCGCAACGGATGTCCCTGAAATTGCCAATGATTGAGAATCCTGCGCAGATCGGGATGCCCTTGAAAAACGATGCCGTACTGGTCGTAGGTCTCGCGTTCGCCCCAGTTGGCAGAATCCCACAAGCCGGTGGCGGTGGGTATACCCACCTCGGGGTCAGCTACCGGGACCCTCACCTGCACCAGCCGATTCTGTTCCCAATTACGGAGGGTATAGACAACAAAAAAACGTGCCTCGTGCCACTCGGGATAGTTGAGATAGTCAACCGCGGTAACATCAAGCAGCAGACTGAAGTTGAGTGTGGGATCATTTTTCAGGCGAGAAAGCGTTTTTTCGAGGTACTCTGGTTGCACGGTAAGAACCACAGAATCGATTGTTGCCGTGCAGGGCGCCTCCGGAAACGCGGCCTGGATAAGTTCTAGCGCCGTCGTATTCATAATCAATCGAGAATCCCCTTGAAATCTTTGTGGCGATCGTTAAGCACACTTTCACCCTTGATTTTGTCCTGGATCTTCATCAACGCATCCAGAACAGCCTCGGGCCGCGGAGGACATCCTGAGATGTAAACATCCACAGGAATAATCGTGTCAATACCCTGCACGGTGCAATAGTTGTCATAAACACCGCCAGAACTGGCACACGCCCCCATGGCCACGACCCATTTGGGCTCGGGCATTTGTTCATAAATTCGTTTGAGAATCGGCGCCTGCTTATAACTAATGGTCCCGCACACGAGCAACAGATCGGCCTGACGGGGAGAAAATCGAACAACCTCAGCGCCCCATCGGGAAATATCGAGTTGACTTGCGGCGGCACTCATGAATTCGATCGCGCAGCAGGCGGTTCCGAATACAAACGGCCACAGAGAGTACTCACGCCCCCAATTGATGACTGCATCCAGCTTGGTGGTAAGTACCGAATCACCTAGACTTGCTTCTAATCCTAACGCCAATTGAGCACCCCTTTCTTGATGATATAAATAAGACCGGTCAAAAGCAGCGCCATGAACACCACCATTTCAGTGAATCCAAACCAGCCCAGCTCGCGCACACTAACCGCCCACGGATACATGAACACTGCCTCTATATCAAACAAAAGAAACAGAATGGCGAGCAGATAAAATTTGACACTGAATTTCTGCTCTGCCAAACCAATCATGCGTTTGACGCCGCTCTCGTATGGATCATTCTTTGCCCTGCCACCGGCTCGGGGCCCGAAGACCGTTGTTACCAGCATGAACAGCGGCACAACGAGAGCAATTCCAATGAGGGCGATTGCTGAAAGTACCAGTTCCGTTACCATGAATTAGACTCTCCCTTTGACGTGATAAAAATAAGCGAAACCTTCTGTGAACAGCAGGTTAGTATAGATAATGAAAATGAACGGCTATTCATTACCGACCCGACTATCATCTGTCAAGAAAAATAGTTCCTTGACAATGGAGTCGAATTCCTTAACCCCCACCAGGACACAAATCCTGAGCTAAGTATTCAAAATGTGCAAATTGACCAAAATCGATCATCTTTTTTATTTAACCTTCCCTCCGAATATCTATTATTTTCACCTCCCTTCTTGTGCATTGCTGTTTATCACCCTTTGCCAATAAACCAACAACAGGCCACTGGTCAATCTGCCCAATTCGCACACCTCTTATTGCGTTTCGGACCATCACCGTCCAAGGATCCCTTGGGAGGGGCTCCACCGCCGGACCGTCGCGACAAATGCTATCCAACCTCATTGCTTCCGATTGGTTAGGCGTCCAGCCGTTGAAATAAAAAGCCTCGCGTCAACACGATTAACCACGAGAAGCGCGGCTACTTCCAAGAGGGGAGCCAAAAAACTCGATACACTTCCTTCTTGAGCGGTTAGCGAGCCTAGGTCAAGAGGGTGAAACATCAAATACTCGCGACGGTTCGGCCCTCTGGCGCAACGGCGTTCAACCCGCCAACAGCCAATCCCGTCGAACCCTTCAGCAACAGACCCGTCAAGAAACTAGCAAAAAATACGCAATAAAGCC contains these protein-coding regions:
- a CDS encoding NADH-quinone oxidoreductase subunit A codes for the protein MVTELVLSAIALIGIALVVPLFMLVTTVFGPRAGGRAKNDPYESGVKRMIGLAEQKFSVKFYLLAILFLLFDIEAVFMYPWAVSVRELGWFGFTEMVVFMALLLTGLIYIIKKGVLNWR
- the nuoL gene encoding NADH-quinone oxidoreductase subunit L codes for the protein MEQSVNYLGLIPLFPLMGAVFIGLLHVFSCDRYKLPEKVYGLLACIGPILSFVMALKVFFALKALPVDSRFLSHKAFTWFSVGDLHVNMGFLADPLSCLMLLFVTLIGSLIHVYSIGYMGGDKNYGKFFAYMNLFLGSMLVLVLGDGPVVMFVGWEGVGLCSYLLISYYSEDRSNVLAGNKAFIVNRIGDFGFVLGMAFLFWAIGGQGFDYLSLKANVHHLTPAIALTVCLLLFVGATGKSAQIPLYVWLPDAMAGPTPVSALIHAATMVTAGVYMVARFSFLYAHVEMAGTIVAWVGILTALLAAIFGMFQDDIKKVLAYSTVSQLGYMFAGVGVAAYSAGIFHVFTHAFFKALLFLGAGSVIYALHHEQNIWKMGGLKSKMPKTYITMVIGALALAGCPPFSGFFSKDEILYSALATGHYGIWAVGVLVAGMTAYYTFRMIFVVFHGQPRDQHAYDHAQESPAVMTVPLIILAVGAVFAGFLNVPGGQTVSHWLAPSLTEHHPHGGAFAMVFAMVTSIIAFAIGIKIAYTKFGQGGPEPVFNGFEVFAYNKFYVDELYNAVFVQPYKAIGSSIWRIIEPNVTDAPVKGISRLYMILGAAFKVFQVGYVRVYAIYMIVGLSLMSLFLSQSLN
- the nuoK gene encoding NADH-quinone oxidoreductase subunit NuoK; translation: MIHSYLYLSIILFCLGIVGVISRRNVFTVFMSIELMLNAANLTFVAFARVHESMDGHVLAMMVMAVAAAEAALALAVVILLHKHKSKLDTNVFSLLKG
- a CDS encoding NADH-quinone oxidoreductase subunit B; amino-acid sequence: MALGLEASLGDSVLTTKLDAVINWGREYSLWPFVFGTACCAIEFMSAAASQLDISRWGAEVVRFSPRQADLLLVCGTISYKQAPILKRIYEQMPEPKWVVAMGACASSGGVYDNYCTVQGIDTIIPVDVYISGCPPRPEAVLDALMKIQDKIKGESVLNDRHKDFKGILD
- a CDS encoding NuoI/complex I 23 kDa subunit family protein, yielding MSGKTKIMERKGKDLYERLYLVEVFKGMAVTFGHFISNFLDNSKLYVRHYPEQKPEITARWRGRHRLTKHEDGTMKCVACFMCQTNCPAKCIMIEAGERVDGRTEKMPVRFDIDLLECIYCGYCVEACPMDAIRMDTGIFSVTGDKRSSFVMTLNDLLATPGAFTEEEYKKGGA
- the nuoF gene encoding NADH-quinone oxidoreductase subunit NuoF, with amino-acid sequence MQVKVLSARFDIPDAHKIEVAKEHGAYATLDKVFAMQPEEVIELVKASGLRGRGGAGFPTGLKWSFLPKNIDKPVYLAVNSDESEPATFKDRYILVRDPHMLIEGIIICCYAIKSHAAYIYIRGEYTTQVKALQAAIDEAYAAGYLGDTIAGKDYKLDVTVHRGAGAYVCGEETALLESIEGRKGQPRSKPPFPAVEGLYGCPTIINNVQSIASLPFILANGSDAYKAYGTEKSPGTHLFGISGLVKKPGMYELPLGLPLLEVIDKVAGGVRDGRKLKGVIPGGSSTPVLTPEEAQTVTLDYESMAAHKTMFGSGGIVVLDDTVDMVKLVENLIYFYHHESCGQCTPCREGLGWMLKIVKKIIRGEGTIADIDLLTELCDNIEMKTVCVLSAACTMSTRSYLNKFRHEFEAYVNGGASAQTAM
- the nuoE gene encoding complex I 24 kDa subunit family protein; translated protein: MSDRSQLIETGKPFAFDAQRDAEFERLAKRYPTRESLILPSLWLVQEQEGWISAEAMAYIADRIGTFASMVYEAATFYTMYNLQPKGKYHICVCRTLSCYLLGKQEIVDYLQQELGIKPGDVSADGEFSLEEVECLGHCGTAPVVQVNGEFYENMNVDKLKELLATLK
- a CDS encoding NADH-quinone oxidoreductase subunit J family protein — protein: MFADGLFIGFAVLAVLGAAGLVLFRHPMNGAMSFVVTLISLAGLYALLSAKLIFALQLIVYAGAIMSLIVFIIMFLNIQPDDLPKEETKLLYIIGGSIIVLPVGLFLVKIVKSIPMSSAALIGNDFGGVKQVGLLLFKDWLVPFEIVSILLLVSLIGAVVLAGKRGSIK
- a CDS encoding complex I subunit 1/NuoH family protein, whose amino-acid sequence is MSQLDILLLVLRVAFGAFVPLCFIAVLVWMERRGAAFFQDRSGPNRANILGFRAGGLVQNLADAVKLITKEDVIPDHVKHKFYFVLAPVIVFFIALVSFAAIPFADALVINGKEYIMQAIPTDLGILWFLALAGFSVYGIILAGWSSHNKYGILGGLRAAAQVISYEIPMGLAIISLLIVYGTVSLTEMAQLQGQLLFGFIPMWGVVLQPLGAVIFIVAAFAETNRTPFDLAEGESELVAGFHVEYSSMKFGMFFMGEYVALFTSSAIIVTLFFGGFQIPWFATETLVNHARPVTVLMMLLLPVFAKVFAMWISKNNRSHYDRVDDPRVREAQIYIKGLWGLVAAIEIVLFIYLITVSGGVADRILVTILQIITFLVKTTLMCFVYVWVRWTLPRFRYDQLQKLGWQTLLPLSLLNIFVTSAIVVALS
- a CDS encoding 2Fe-2S iron-sulfur cluster-binding protein, whose translation is MADKVKLFVNGQEVEVESGKNLIDAIGAVGIEIPHLCYHPALGADGNCRMCLVGIEDGRPPLVPACKTRAVEGMKVQLDTDKIKKIQRDIMELELINHPIDCPICDQAGECKLQDYYMKYDGQKSRMTVKPVLKAKKMDFGCGVVHDQERCVLCARCVRFTRLITKTGELGIVNRTDAARVNIFPGRPLNNRYALNVVDLCPVGAMTSRDFRFKQRSWFLTKSKGICQGCSKGCNIFIDHNREKYKDDVIYRFRPRLNDKVNGYFICDDGRMSYKVENENRLNTALIAGKESGFNATIEALRREISQASKVVFLLSPNNSLEQMYALQQLAIASNAVVTGFCDGYSKAGDGDDFLIQDDKSANRASFTLLGIDSSRAGFDAAISGADLLISFQNDLSKSLTVAEFDQLLSSVKVAYVGSSLDGCAVKATIALPVASYTEDAGTLINVDQILQQYEIAVVKNTPAFNLIHVVNLLGGPVKDYHEARAEIMANVAALNGIDLEQVPGEGLALTDSEVSNVAA
- a CDS encoding NADH-quinone oxidoreductase subunit D gives rise to the protein MNTTALELIQAAFPEAPCTATIDSVVLTVQPEYLEKTLSRLKNDPTLNFSLLLDVTAVDYLNYPEWHEARFFVVYTLRNWEQNRLVQVRVPVADPEVGIPTATGLWDSANWGERETYDQYGIVFQGHPDLRRILNHWQFQGHPLRKDYPIEQGQICYESDSLEKEIKARLQQNGVDQTLMEDIHTEIMYLNLGPSHPATHGAIRILTALDGETILANVNEIGYLHRGFEKTAENRTYNQVIPLTDRLNYCSALMNNIAYAKAVESWLGIDITERAKFMRVILAEFFRVQDHLVCIAANLVDMGGLTNYWYLYNEKEASYDFISRLTGARLTSSFTRIGGMYRDFYEGWEADMEKQLCDIEKGVNDSLKLVLKNRIVHDRTQNVCVMPADKALSYGFTGPCLRASGVPFDLRKDNPYYHYDAFDFTIPLGSKGDIYDRIMIRYEEIFQSISIIRQAMKMIPAGSVNISNNNVFLPPKTEVYSNIEGLASHFKLVFEGVKAPAGEWYDSFEAANGELGFYFVSDGSGKPYKCKVRPPCFYMMGGFHEMVEGEMIADAVINLGSINIIGGELDR